In one Winogradskyella sp. MH6 genomic region, the following are encoded:
- the mnmE gene encoding tRNA uridine-5-carboxymethylaminomethyl(34) synthesis GTPase MnmE: MHNDTIVALATPSGSGAIAVIRLSGKDAIEIASSSFKSISGKKLKNQATHTIHLGHIVDGYKTLDEVLVSVFKNPNSYTGEDVIEVSCHGSLYIQQEIIQLFLRKGCRMATAGEFTLRAFLNGKLDLSQAEAVADLISSDNEASHQIAMQQMRGGFSSEIAKLREELLNFASLIELELDFAEEDVEFADRTQFKDLIERITFVLKRLIDSFAVGNVIKNGIPVAIVGEPNVGKSTLLNALLNEERAIVSEIAGTTRDTIEDEISIGGIGFRFIDTAGIRETKDVVESIGIKKTFEKIEQSQVTIYLFDASKAISTLEDVRIEIEKIRNKYPQKPLLVIANKIDQLDDIQLANINTTIADVLLLSAKTGFGVEQLTNSLLNLINTGALRNNETIVTNTRHYDALLKSFEEIQKVKYGLETGLSGDLLAIDIRQALYHFGEITGEITNDDLLGNIFANFCIGK; encoded by the coding sequence CCTCATCGTCTTTTAAATCTATTTCTGGTAAAAAACTAAAGAATCAAGCCACTCATACAATTCATTTAGGTCATATAGTTGATGGTTACAAGACTCTTGACGAAGTTTTAGTATCTGTGTTTAAAAATCCTAATTCATACACAGGCGAAGATGTTATTGAAGTGTCATGTCATGGATCGCTATATATTCAGCAAGAAATCATTCAATTATTCTTACGAAAGGGCTGTAGAATGGCAACGGCAGGAGAATTTACGCTTAGAGCCTTTTTGAATGGGAAATTAGATTTGAGTCAGGCCGAAGCTGTAGCTGATTTAATTAGTAGTGATAATGAAGCCTCGCACCAAATTGCGATGCAGCAAATGCGTGGAGGGTTTTCATCAGAGATTGCCAAGTTGAGAGAGGAGCTTTTAAATTTTGCGTCACTGATAGAGTTAGAACTTGACTTTGCCGAAGAAGATGTTGAGTTTGCAGACAGAACTCAATTTAAAGACCTTATTGAGCGTATCACTTTTGTTTTGAAACGCTTAATAGATTCTTTTGCTGTTGGAAATGTGATTAAAAATGGCATTCCAGTAGCTATTGTAGGAGAACCTAATGTTGGTAAATCTACACTTCTTAATGCGCTTTTAAACGAAGAGCGTGCTATAGTTTCTGAAATTGCTGGTACCACAAGAGATACCATTGAAGACGAAATTTCAATAGGAGGTATTGGCTTTAGATTTATAGATACAGCAGGAATAAGAGAGACCAAGGATGTGGTGGAAAGTATTGGTATAAAAAAGACCTTTGAAAAGATTGAACAATCTCAAGTAACGATTTATCTTTTTGATGCTAGCAAAGCTATAAGCACACTCGAAGACGTAAGAATAGAGATTGAAAAGATTAGAAATAAATATCCTCAAAAACCATTATTGGTCATAGCTAACAAAATAGACCAATTGGATGACATTCAATTGGCAAATATTAATACAACTATTGCAGATGTTTTGCTACTTTCTGCTAAAACAGGATTTGGTGTAGAGCAACTAACAAATTCGTTATTAAATCTTATAAATACAGGTGCCCTACGAAATAATGAAACCATAGTCACCAATACACGACATTATGATGCTCTTTTAAAGTCTTTTGAAGAAATCCAAAAAGTAAAATATGGATTAGAGACTGGATTGTCAGGAGATTTATTGGCTATAGATATAAGACAGGCCTTATATCATTTTGGTGAAATTACTGGTGAGATTACTAATGATGATCTATTGGGTAATATTTTTGCTAACTTCTGTATCGGGAAGTAA
- a CDS encoding helix-turn-helix domain-containing protein translates to MSSNLYIPKTCKHCGNAFTARTTVTKYCGDTCAKKAYKARKRKEKVQATLTMDIQQQKEAVQIPNLNTVNNKDFLSVTEASQLIGVSRWTIQRMIQQGRLKAVPFGRKRIVARWQIENLFN, encoded by the coding sequence ATGAGCAGTAATTTATACATCCCAAAAACCTGTAAGCATTGTGGTAATGCCTTTACAGCACGCACAACAGTAACTAAATACTGTGGTGATACTTGCGCTAAAAAAGCCTATAAGGCGCGTAAGCGTAAAGAAAAAGTACAAGCTACTCTTACAATGGATATACAGCAGCAAAAAGAAGCTGTCCAAATTCCAAACCTCAACACGGTAAATAATAAAGATTTTTTAAGCGTGACAGAAGCTTCACAATTGATTGGTGTAAGTAGATGGACCATTCAAAGAATGATTCAACAAGGACGTTTAAAAGCAGTCCCTTTTGGAAGAAAACGTATTGTAGCCAGATGGCAAATAGAAAACCTCTTTAATTAG
- a CDS encoding site-specific integrase produces the protein MKVTLRQRKKNDKISLYLDYYHKGKRKTEYLRLYLTPNPKTKTEREVNKKTKQLAETICAQRQIEIQNGIYGFQDIEKLKGSFITYVTALAEKKNTSSGNYGNWNSMLKHLKTFCPTDVSFQDLDKSFVERFKEYLDKDAMARAGKKLSQNSKYSYYGKFCAALKQAVKDGILKVNPANGVDYFKQGEPQREFLTLDELQKAVNTECELPLLKNAFIFSALTGLRWSDIEKLLWSEIQHSKEMGYYIRFRQKKTKGAETLPISEQARELLGDAGKPEAKVFEGLHYSAWSNLKLQQWMLKAGITKDITFHCARHTYATLQLTLGTDIYTVSKLLGHKELRTTQIYAKVIDDKKKEAANRIQLDL, from the coding sequence ATGAAAGTAACATTAAGACAACGCAAAAAGAATGATAAAATAAGTCTGTATTTAGATTACTATCATAAAGGAAAACGCAAAACCGAGTATTTGCGATTATACCTTACACCTAATCCTAAAACTAAAACCGAAAGAGAGGTTAACAAGAAAACCAAGCAATTAGCGGAAACCATTTGCGCACAACGTCAAATAGAAATACAAAATGGTATTTATGGCTTTCAGGATATTGAGAAATTAAAAGGAAGCTTTATTACTTATGTTACAGCTTTAGCTGAAAAGAAAAACACCAGCTCTGGCAACTATGGGAATTGGAACAGTATGCTAAAACATTTAAAAACCTTTTGTCCTACGGATGTAAGCTTTCAAGATTTGGATAAATCATTTGTAGAGCGTTTCAAAGAGTATTTGGACAAAGATGCTATGGCAAGAGCAGGTAAAAAACTGTCTCAAAACTCTAAATATTCATACTATGGTAAGTTTTGCGCAGCTTTAAAGCAAGCGGTAAAGGATGGTATTTTAAAAGTCAATCCTGCTAATGGTGTAGATTATTTCAAACAAGGAGAACCTCAACGAGAGTTTTTAACGCTTGATGAATTACAGAAGGCAGTTAACACAGAATGTGAATTACCATTATTAAAAAATGCTTTTATATTTTCAGCACTTACAGGATTGCGTTGGTCAGATATTGAAAAATTGTTGTGGTCAGAAATCCAACACTCTAAAGAAATGGGTTATTACATACGCTTTAGACAAAAGAAAACCAAAGGTGCTGAAACTTTACCAATTTCAGAACAAGCAAGAGAATTATTAGGGGACGCGGGAAAACCCGAAGCAAAAGTTTTTGAAGGCTTACATTATAGTGCCTGGTCAAACCTTAAATTGCAACAATGGATGTTAAAAGCAGGCATTACAAAAGATATAACCTTTCATTGTGCGCGTCATACCTATGCCACTTTACAGTTAACTTTGGGTACGGATATTTACACAGTATCAAAATTATTAGGACATAAAGAGTTGAGAACAACACAGATTTATGCCAAAGTAATTGATGATAAAAAGAAAGAAGCCGCTAACCGTATTCAATTGGATTTATAA
- a CDS encoding DUF6617 family protein: MKGNVFASLVSITNGLHRDDRSEREFNILNSELNETPKADNAVFKVNFKRPLNSKKEYYFKLISNDTETELAALKSQFPKDATEPENKYNYTVQFNKFNKYLKDIATYIKKQSISNDLGNDADYIINYLKASAIRLYIELQEQYGQFSDTGLFSIQEIAEKYFNDTDFDTSVFVKLEADKKEVVKKPSKPKNKPKTSFGYLKDDSEWLSKILSRLQLSIDLLDAKTDVKDLHNLLVAKDFKGFQKKIYIDCKTTEFKYVIKRLQPHFKNMTPTLIESTGLFYTKLGKPLTAQNLYTKSKAPLKKEIIDNIFKQIL, from the coding sequence ATGAAAGGAAATGTGTTTGCAAGTTTGGTGTCGATTACCAACGGATTACATAGAGACGATAGATCAGAACGAGAATTTAACATTCTGAACTCTGAATTAAATGAAACACCAAAAGCTGATAATGCGGTTTTTAAAGTAAACTTTAAAAGACCTTTAAACAGTAAAAAAGAATATTACTTTAAGCTGATTTCAAATGACACTGAAACTGAATTAGCAGCATTAAAATCCCAATTCCCAAAAGATGCTACGGAACCCGAAAACAAGTATAACTATACCGTACAATTTAATAAGTTCAATAAGTACTTAAAGGATATTGCCACCTACATTAAAAAGCAGTCTATAAGTAACGATTTAGGCAATGATGCCGATTATATCATCAATTACTTAAAAGCATCGGCAATTCGCCTGTACATCGAATTACAAGAGCAATACGGACAATTTTCAGATACTGGGTTATTCTCAATTCAAGAAATAGCAGAAAAGTATTTTAATGATACTGATTTTGATACTTCAGTATTTGTAAAATTAGAAGCAGATAAAAAAGAGGTAGTTAAAAAGCCATCTAAACCGAAAAATAAGCCTAAAACCTCATTTGGATATTTAAAAGATGATTCCGAATGGTTGTCTAAAATATTGAGCAGGCTTCAATTAAGTATTGATTTACTTGATGCAAAAACAGATGTTAAAGACTTACATAATTTATTAGTGGCTAAAGATTTTAAAGGTTTTCAAAAGAAAATCTATATAGATTGCAAAACAACCGAGTTTAAATATGTTATTAAACGGTTGCAGCCTCATTTCAAAAATATGACACCCACTTTAATTGAATCTACAGGTTTATTTTATACAAAATTGGGTAAACCATTGACAGCTCAAAATCTTTATACCAAAAGTAAAGCACCTCTAAAAAAGGAAATCATTGATAATATCTTCAAACAAATACTATAA
- a CDS encoding helix-turn-helix domain-containing protein produces MDEILERLKIIEAHVLDRNIIVKNVLSFNEACKFLELSQSHLYKLTSTGTIPHYKPNGKKIYFNRVELEQWLLTNRVDSQDEIEQQAADYLIKKGAVKL; encoded by the coding sequence ATGGACGAAATATTAGAACGTCTTAAAATTATCGAAGCACACGTTTTAGACAGAAACATTATTGTTAAAAACGTATTGAGCTTTAACGAAGCCTGTAAATTTTTGGAATTGTCACAATCCCATTTATACAAGCTTACGAGTACTGGAACCATTCCGCATTACAAACCGAATGGTAAGAAAATTTATTTCAACAGAGTTGAACTGGAGCAATGGTTATTAACTAACCGTGTTGATTCACAAGATGAAATCGAACAGCAAGCTGCCGATTACTTAATTAAGAAAGGAGCGGTGAAGTTATGA
- a CDS encoding helix-turn-helix domain-containing protein — MTEIIDLLLALSQEIKDLKARIELLRHSRAEVLKDKWIDNQDVLQTLHISKRTLQTFRDNGTLPYSKVKGKFYYKVSDVEQLLQDNYYNHNFKRDGSK, encoded by the coding sequence ATGACTGAAATAATCGATTTACTCTTGGCACTCTCACAAGAAATAAAGGACTTAAAAGCACGTATCGAGTTGTTACGACATTCGAGAGCAGAAGTACTAAAAGATAAGTGGATAGACAACCAAGACGTATTGCAGACCTTACACATCAGTAAGCGAACCTTACAGACCTTTAGAGACAACGGAACACTACCTTATAGCAAGGTAAAGGGTAAGTTTTATTACAAGGTTTCCGATGTGGAGCAATTGCTTCAAGATAACTACTACAACCATAATTTCAAACGAGATGGAAGTAAGTAG
- a CDS encoding BT4734/BF3469 family protein, with product MEVSREAILDKTHYGLKIYAYVLRQYYPETTVLSVKGRDCGITRNPFNGGNETLRIHIDGVIATHRDTELKTFNGDVFDFAQYHFRITDEEELLLKINQELHLNLEVKEKSELDWLNGPDDTWYAYCSFFKAPVRNVFPAETMRLHQVFALITSDKYKRITEDLRAITDVKEARKFKANRFDYVTFSGTFEKRNDSNLLQHSNLLTIDFDHLDNLQELKKQLLNDEYFETEMLFTSPSGDGLKWIIRIDVSEVTHSEYFTAVANYIKHTYNIEVDQSGKDVSRACFLPYDPTAFLHKRHQAL from the coding sequence ATGGAAGTAAGTAGAGAGGCAATTTTAGACAAAACACATTACGGCTTAAAAATTTATGCCTACGTGTTAAGACAGTATTATCCTGAAACAACAGTCCTTTCTGTAAAAGGAAGGGACTGCGGGATAACCCGAAACCCTTTTAATGGTGGTAACGAAACCTTACGGATTCATATTGATGGTGTAATAGCAACACATCGAGACACAGAGCTAAAGACCTTTAACGGTGATGTATTTGATTTTGCACAATACCATTTTAGAATTACCGATGAAGAAGAATTGTTGCTCAAGATTAACCAAGAATTACATCTCAATTTAGAAGTCAAGGAAAAAAGCGAATTAGATTGGTTGAATGGTCCAGACGATACCTGGTATGCTTACTGTAGCTTTTTCAAAGCCCCAGTTCGCAATGTGTTTCCTGCGGAAACTATGCGGTTACATCAAGTATTTGCATTAATCACAAGTGATAAATACAAAAGAATTACTGAAGATTTAAGAGCAATAACCGATGTAAAAGAAGCACGTAAATTCAAAGCGAATCGCTTTGATTACGTCACCTTTTCAGGAACGTTTGAAAAGCGAAATGATAGTAATTTGTTACAGCATTCCAATCTATTAACTATTGATTTTGACCATTTAGATAATCTTCAAGAGTTAAAAAAGCAATTACTAAACGATGAATACTTTGAAACCGAAATGCTATTTACATCACCATCTGGAGATGGACTAAAATGGATTATCAGAATTGATGTTTCAGAAGTAACACATTCAGAGTATTTCACCGCAGTAGCCAATTACATTAAGCATACCTATAATATTGAGGTTGACCAGTCAGGTAAAGACGTTTCCAGAGCGTGTTTTTTACCATACGACCCAACAGCCTTTTTACATAAAAGACACCAAGCATTATGA
- a CDS encoding DUF3987 domain-containing protein, whose protein sequence is MTKIFNPKEWLEVPEEQPQPTSNNATTFVVAVADNDIETYISTIEQSGIDITGNYATWRDLGFSLAEEYGETGRDYFHRISKNYVGYDSKECDEQFNKCLNAKGHGITIATFYHYAHQAGIKPMKQQNNNEIVTNVATVVDVPEQAMPTIPDEVFNSLPQFLQQVVNPASSQEEKDILLLGALTAFSACFPKLFGIYDQRKVFANLYLFVTAPASAGKGRLNQIKNLVDPVHKLKREQAKVLKQQFNTEMATYNMNKGKDENLEKPGKPPERMLFIPANNSVTGVYQLISDNEGKGLIFETEGDTLAQAFKSDYGNYSDGFRKAFHHETISYYRRTDREYVDIEKPCLSTVLSGTPKQVATLIPNAENGLFSRFMFYYMNIKPTWKNVFSSNNNVGLDDYYSQLGKVFLDLYKTLKNNPEIEIRLTTPQQQQFNTFFESLQTKYINLQPEEYIATIRRLGLIAFRLMMLFTAFRIMEDGDVNQVKECEDVDFKNALTIISILVKHSSKVFNDLPIEQKAVKRLNRKERFLESLPKQFSRQEYLDLATKQNIPHKTAEGYITKFVEAGLIHREAHNSYSNPAKSL, encoded by the coding sequence ATGACCAAAATATTTAATCCAAAAGAATGGTTGGAAGTTCCAGAAGAGCAACCGCAACCAACAAGCAACAACGCAACAACATTTGTTGTTGCTGTTGCTGATAACGACATTGAAACCTACATTTCTACAATTGAGCAATCAGGTATAGACATCACAGGAAATTATGCCACTTGGAGAGATTTAGGATTTTCTTTGGCTGAAGAATATGGAGAGACAGGAAGAGATTATTTCCACAGAATAAGTAAAAACTATGTAGGTTATGATTCAAAAGAATGTGACGAACAATTTAACAAATGCCTAAATGCAAAAGGTCACGGCATTACCATTGCAACGTTTTACCATTATGCACATCAGGCAGGTATAAAACCGATGAAGCAACAAAACAACAACGAGATTGTAACAAATGTAGCAACTGTTGTTGATGTACCAGAGCAAGCAATGCCAACAATACCGGATGAGGTATTTAATAGCTTACCGCAGTTTTTACAACAAGTTGTAAATCCTGCGAGCAGTCAAGAGGAAAAAGACATTTTGTTATTGGGAGCTTTAACCGCTTTTAGTGCCTGTTTTCCTAAACTCTTTGGTATTTACGACCAACGTAAAGTCTTTGCCAATTTATATCTTTTTGTTACTGCACCTGCATCTGCAGGTAAAGGCAGGCTTAACCAAATTAAAAATTTGGTAGATCCTGTACACAAGTTAAAGCGTGAACAAGCTAAAGTGCTAAAGCAACAATTTAATACAGAAATGGCAACCTATAATATGAACAAGGGTAAAGATGAAAACTTGGAAAAACCAGGTAAACCACCCGAAAGGATGTTGTTCATTCCTGCTAATAATAGTGTTACGGGTGTCTATCAATTAATTTCTGATAATGAAGGCAAAGGACTGATTTTTGAAACTGAAGGAGACACATTAGCACAAGCTTTTAAAAGCGATTACGGTAATTATAGCGATGGTTTTCGTAAAGCCTTCCATCACGAAACCATTAGTTATTATCGTAGAACCGACAGAGAATATGTGGATATTGAAAAACCGTGTTTATCTACTGTATTATCAGGAACACCCAAGCAAGTAGCTACATTAATCCCGAATGCCGAAAATGGTTTGTTTAGTCGTTTTATGTTTTATTATATGAATATAAAACCTACTTGGAAAAACGTGTTTTCAAGTAATAATAATGTTGGGTTAGATGATTATTACTCACAATTAGGAAAGGTATTTTTGGACTTGTATAAAACCCTCAAAAACAATCCCGAAATTGAAATAAGGTTAACTACACCTCAACAACAGCAATTCAATACGTTTTTTGAATCCTTACAGACTAAATACATCAACTTACAACCCGAAGAGTATATTGCAACCATAAGGCGATTAGGCTTAATTGCATTTCGGCTAATGATGCTATTCACAGCATTTCGCATTATGGAAGATGGTGATGTGAATCAAGTAAAAGAATGTGAGGATGTCGATTTCAAAAATGCGCTAACTATCATTTCTATTTTAGTAAAGCACAGTAGTAAAGTGTTCAATGATTTACCAATAGAACAAAAAGCGGTAAAACGCTTAAACAGAAAGGAAAGGTTTTTAGAAAGCTTGCCAAAACAATTCAGTAGGCAAGAGTATTTAGATTTAGCCACCAAACAAAACATCCCACATAAAACGGCAGAAGGCTACATTACCAAATTTGTAGAAGCAGGATTAATACATAGAGAAGCACATAATAGCTATTCAAATCCTGCAAAATCATTATAA
- a CDS encoding helix-turn-helix domain-containing protein translates to MEFGEYIRSLREKRNLLLREMAANVNMDVAYLSKIERGNRMARREQVIAFAKELKEDENKLIKLWMSEQIVQMIKNEKDSTEILKIAEEKISKIVKKQ, encoded by the coding sequence ATGGAGTTTGGAGAATACATACGCTCATTGCGCGAAAAGCGCAATTTGTTATTAAGGGAAATGGCTGCAAACGTCAATATGGATGTGGCTTATTTAAGCAAGATTGAACGAGGAAACCGTATGGCAAGACGAGAGCAGGTAATAGCATTTGCAAAAGAATTAAAAGAAGATGAGAACAAATTAATTAAGCTTTGGATGTCCGAACAGATTGTACAAATGATAAAAAATGAAAAGGACAGTACGGAAATCCTCAAAATAGCTGAAGAGAAAATTAGTAAGATTGTTAAAAAGCAGTAA